In Neodiprion virginianus isolate iyNeoVirg1 chromosome 6, iyNeoVirg1.1, whole genome shotgun sequence, the genomic window CATCCAATGGTGcaaaaaatggcgaaaaatattgcaagaGGAGTTCCTACAAGTGGAGAGGGCAGTCTAGAGCCAGAATTTGGGAAATTGTGAGTACGAGGCATGATTCTATATGCAGAGACAATTTACTATATTTAAACAAGAACCACTTTTGATGATCCACTTTTGATGATAGTTTCAAAGTGTGCTTTCAAAACATTttctgataataatagtaggaattaattttttaacatattCTTGTCCTCCTTTTTAAGATCTCCAGTGGAGCTCTTTGACGAATACAAAACAACAGGGGTTATGTTCAAGCCTGCTGTTACTAAACCCAAAAAAGTAAtatcggtgaaattttatgGCTACAATCACCATATAACGAAACTTTACGAGGATTATTTCGAAGATATTTTCCAACATTCGCGTCAGAATGATACAGCTCCGGATTTTCATGGGTCTTTCAAATTGAAGAATCTTAAatgtatacaataataaatgattttgCACGATAATGCGACTTCtctataaatattatattaatgtatagaCATGAGGGCTGATTGTTCAATTGCCCAAGTAAAATTCACCCACTACTTGAAAACTAACTATAATATACTGATTGTTGAAGGCCTTCTAATAGCATCACAAAGGTATGTCAAAGACACATGAGAGTCAGGTCGGTTTATATTGTATGCTGGTTTAAGAAACATCTTCataaatcaatttattgtcatTACCTTAGAAaccattaaattttttttgcagcaAGCATACAGTCTTGATCTGAAAGTTGTTGTATCAGGAATTGTGCACGTAATTCCACGCAAgctatattttcttcaataatAGTTCTCACAAGTGTggccttttttttctaaaacaataattaataacatatAGACAGGTCATACTTATTTTATACGACCAAAGTATAAGGCTGCAAAATTTTAAGCTCGGGAGTAGTTTTTTGTGGATGATCGAGTCTTAAGATTCATGAAATATTGTTATAGAATTTCATActtttcgaaataaatattaaaaagaatataaatttttatttttattttccgcTCTAGCTCATGAACAACAGTGTTCAAATGGAGACGCGCACAAAGGAGTGtggaacaaaaatttattcatgatCATGTACCCGTGAAACTTTTTATGCATATAAATTTGTTAAGTCTGTcttataaaatcaaaaaataaattaaaaataaaataactcaatttattgtaaaaaccaCGAAATTTTGTAGTAATAATTCATCATGTAAAAGTAGCGCGTCCTGTCAAGTGTTGCaacctcgttttttttttttttaaatcattcttttttatttagagtttaatttaaagaaaaaataataataagacgCTAATTTtgttatgtatataaaatatggGGGAATTTAATCTTTTCCAAATAATACTGTTGCTACAAGTAGTCATTCATCTGACAAAAGAGTTCGCAAAAACAATTCTGGGACgtaaacaattgaaaattttcacatggTAAAATGTGTACAGTCTAACGTCCCTTAAATgtttgataaattaaaaatatgagaaCTGCTTCAAAATGCTTAATGCAAGCTgtattacatacctatatatatcataattaaAGATGTGGACAATGTCGGTAATTGGTAAAGCTGTCACTTATTTAGTGTTTCATTTCACGCaaaactaaaattttcatGACCTTGTTATTAGAACTGATAACTTTTTCATTCATGATTCATTcaggtttatttatttattttttatttcttgatcAAAAAAGACCTTTGAAAATTAGAAAGTGTTGTATCGCTTCGGAAGAACTACTTGTAGGCTACAAATTACGCAGTGGTATATTTCGTTGCAGAAGTGCtgcttaaaaaattttcaaatgcgGCAACTTTGAATGCGAACCcttgtatgaatttttttggcaTTGACCAGAAATTAATGTTCTTGTATACTGTATTAAATAAAAGCGACtatgaaatgtaatttttaccTCCAGCATCTGATTTTCCAGAACAAGTTCAATTATTGCAACCCTATCGGCTTCTTCGGGAGTACAGGGGACTGCTATGGGCTTACTTCTTTCAAAGTCCTTATTCATCAAAAGTTCGGCCAATCGTTTTATTTCACCTCGCTCTTCGGCAATACGCGATCCTAGTGATTCCTGCATTGCTAATAATTCGCCATAGATCAGCCGTTCTCTCAGTTCCTCGTCACTATCGAGAGATATCTGTCGAGCTTTCACTTTAATAAAACAGGTATAAATCACATTTTCTAGTGTGCGATAAATGTCATTtggaattaatatttttaacaaatacacgtttcaatcaaaatattatacatacaaatttGCAAAGTTTCCCCACTGTTTCGATTAACTACTTCGTCTGGTGTTAGTTCATTAGCTGATGCATCCAGTTTTTCTTGGATGCATTTAGTTTGCGAAACGTGTTTACTTGCAGGCAGCATACCTAATTTCTCATTCACTTCAGGTGTATCACATTGGTCGTTTGATTCGTCCATACTTTGAGAACAACTTTCTTTATGGGCTACAACAGCCATAGGCAATGGCTGATAATCAGCTTTGATGTAACTATTATCTTCCTCAGGAACGATCTTAGCTTTGTGCAAACTGATATCAAGATTACCCTCGTCGCCTAACTTCAAATCTTCTTCTAAACTTTTGTGCGTTGATCCCTCCAATTTTTGCACAGTTTTGTATTTTCTCTACAAGTGTAATAAGTCTACAATCTGTACTACTATTTTCAAACCTACAGGATGAGTGTCATTTCCAAAACAAACATTTCACAAACATTCCAAACTaagaaatgaatattaatttacttATACTCATTGGCTAGTTTGCTGATACTGAGATTTGATTAATATTCTTTTCCTTTCCGgaatctgtatttttttcgtgaaattgCGAAACCTCTCACCTTGAGCTGCGTTATGAGACGCTGCACTTCCCACAATTGTTCCTCTCTCAATTTGGTTACAAATCCTGCGTTCATTTGCATATGAATTTGAGACAGCAATGATTCTTGTTTGGCCAACTCGGCAGCTATGGCATCCATAGTGTCTGGTAAGTTTGGACTACCAGAGGCCAATGGTGGAATATACTTGGATAATTCAACATTTGCAAATAATGCTTTGCAATGTAACAGCAATGCCAAGAGTAGTCGATGGCTCATTTGCAAAACTGGACTCAGTGTCATTGCGATAGACTGAGCATTCATTTTGGTAgttttttcctaaaatttaATAAGAACCTTGTTTCATTGAGCATTACAAGGAATATTTACTCCCGAACACTCACATGTGCAGTGAGGTGATCTAAATGCAAGATCACCCATGCCAAAAGAGTCTTGTTACACTTGGGTAGTTGACTTATCAAATCAATTAGCTGCGTTTCTCTCAAAGCAACTTCTTTCAATGAAGCTGCCTGTTCAAATCGAGATACAACTTCGCCATTTTGAAGTATTGGTTCCGGCAACTCTCTGCAAGGTAGGAGACAGAAACCCTGATTACTCCACGTAATTACGTACCtggtatattttcatttttattgaacAATATTTCAGTCAGAATTTAATTACAACCTGAGAAATAGTATCAACAAACTTGTAGCCACCATGGGATCAAACTCTGACATATCTACCACTTCTCGTTGATTGTAAAGTTTTCGCAGATGTTGGACCTTGGATTTTACCGCTGAAACTTTGTATAGTCCATCCACAGTCATACCTGGAAGCGATAACGAGAAAATTTGCAGATACATGTAAGCGTTGCAGTGTCAggccattttgaaatttcgactgGAGAATACCAGAGTTGATCAGCtacagataatttttttgttgctaTAAACGGAGTGCTCGAGCGGACCTGAGCTATATGATGTTCTCTCCCTAATAGACAATAATAAACTTCAATAATTGAATAACATTTATATGTCACTCAAGTCGATGATTACACAGGAGACTTTTAAATGCCTCTTCTAGAccttgatatttttatactgcAAAAGCACTTCCACACAAATTGACCATCAAGATGAAGTACATGAGCCTGGCCGTCTAGCCAGTTTTCACTAAATAttcaaagatataattattgatgCTATTGACTTGCCATATTCTTCAATGTAATCAATGCAATTTCTTACAACCAATGGAAGCTCCACTCCGTCATGACAACGGCCTCTTTCCACAGCCATTTGAAGAGCAACGCCAAAGATTGGTTGTTCTTCTGAAACATGTTGATCAATAAagattgattaattttttattggtATATCACCCCAATCACAGGGCTTCAGTATTCTCTGCAGTTGTCTTACCACCAATATCAACAGTTTCTTCCCaatgttttccttttttgcgATCCTTCAACTTTTGTTTAGATTTCTCCTTATCTTTATCTTTACGTTTCTCTTTGTCCGTATCCTTGTCgtctttgtctttttttttcctctctctctctttatctgTTTCCTTTTCCTTACCATCTTTTTCTCTGGATTTCTCTCGCTTTTCCTTCTTAGATGGGAACTTGAATGTTTTAGACTTTTTTGACTTCGATGGACTCCTAAGAAATGTATACATTAAGAAGTACAATGCGTACAATATGAAAAGATGGCCAAACACATTTATCTTTCgttagatatatatatatataaattcaaaaacgttTGTGTAGGATGGGGATTTATAAGTCCCTTTTACAtctattttgtaaatatatcgCAAGTCAATAGATGCGATACGCAGAAGCCGTTAACTCATTTGTAATAGTCTCAACCGTATAAGATACTAATTTCATATCCAAACCTACAAGAACTGTCTTGAGTAAGTGTGCATAGCTAAATAACATGTGGAAATGTTATTAGGTAAGAAATTAATTGCTTGTCTCTTGTACGtagtaaataaaaacttttatcaCAAAATATAAGTTTGTTAAGTAAATTAGAGCAAGTATAATCAACAAAATTAAGTCACCGCAACTAGAAACAAAGCAGTTGTTAGACATATTCGTTAAGcactcttatttttttcaagcaaaaACAAAGTAGCTGGGAATAGTATTTACGTAAAGAAAATATGAGGGCCATGCATCTCTGAGTGATGACAGAAGCTATTAATTTCAGAATCTCAGTCAATCGACAGGCAACAGCTAATAGGCTGCAAACGTAATTAGATCTACCATGCTAATGTTGATTAAGAATATGTAATAGTGAGCACCCTTACAAGGTTTAGcgtgatagaaaaaattcactaaaaGCGATTATGAGGAATTACGGAAGATTTCAAGCAAAACAGAAATCAGTAATTGTAATAGTAGATTGTGCACCAAAGAAGCAAAGTAGATCTTTTCACGCGAAGCAcaagtttgcaatatgagGTGTAAGTGAGCATGTGTACGCAAGCCGAAgacaaatattgcaaatacgtgAGTCAAAATATAATTTCCCTCCATGGTGCACATAATACTTTACGTAATAGAAGTGTGGctcacaatttttatttttaaccaagTACGAAAAAGAGCACTTTGAAATACTAGGATGTTATAGTGTACTTTTACATACTTCGATGCTCTTTATTTATACTGTCGTAAAAGTGATTGCTTTACATCCAGAAAAGACGTAAAAAAAAGACGCGTAATCCATATTAGTATTATATAAGACACTTTTGTTGCCTTCAATACATCTTCGCAAATGTACATCATTCAGCGATTTGaatgataattattgaaattaattccgTGGACAAATATGTGTTGAATAGCAGGTAACAATTCAATAAACTGAGATATCTGATTGAGAAAGTATCATAATTAGAGATAACATCTGATAGATGTTGTCTTCTATTTTTTCCATGATATactaaaaaaatgaatataatttctGCATGAAAGGCATTATTACTATAAAGGCATAAGTATTACAATACTTAGTTTCGATGTCTTCTTCTGGGGAGCTTTCACCCTCTAGCGTAGCATATCCACGATCCTTTTTGTCTTTTTTGTCCTTACGTTTGCCAATGAGAAGTTCCTTCTTAGACGGCCTATCGTGTCCATCGTCACTAACTTTCCAacataaatattgtttgaacTAGTGGTTTGTTTGAGTTTTAAAACtataaatttcaagtcgaATGTTAGACACTACAGGtgtcattaaaaatgctaCGCTTCAATACTTAGAACTACACGCAAGTCTCGTGAACCTTGTGTAGCTCTACACAGAAGTTTGGCCTACATGTATATGTCCGTTACAAGTTATATAACTCGATGAAGATTTATTCAACTCTCGAGAAAATTGGGAGATTTATGCCGAAATAGGAACATAGTTTCCACAGGAGGAATGTAATACTAtcacgcgcgcgcgcgtgtgaATATGCGTGTGCGATTTCTGCAGGCAAAAAATGAGCCCGTGCTCCTAGGATGAAGAATCGTTAATATCTTACAGTCGCTTTCATTGCTCTTTCTCCCGGATTCCGAAGCGTACAAGCCAggaaaatctttttcaacatCAGGGCTTTCGAAATCCATCTTTATACAATTATGACTTTTCTTGTAAACGTGTTGACTGTTTAAGAAATCTGCAACCTCCAGGCATGTCGCAATATTCGACAGTTCTTTGTTCCGTCTTTTCCTTCAAAATGATTGTTGGTTTTCACTTGTTTGACAGTAGCTTGACATTAATTGACGGATGCAACATAGTCAGTTTGGTCAGGTTTGGTCGGTGAACAGTGAATCTACAATGAAGACCGTTGGTCAGTCAACGTGAAGATGCTGTTCATACTCTACTAAAGGGCACTGGCCTTATGGGAGATGGTGTGTCAGGAAAATTGGATGGCAAGTTACCGACTAGGGCCTCGTATAAAGGTCGGACAATCCCAATTTAGAGGCCCTATTTGGTAGTAGGTTTGTTCGTGCTAGTGTGACGTCGGAACGGTACCTAGTGGAAATCTCCAGATGTTAGACACCGGAAACATTCACACGCAGCTACAGCCagactcacatcagtagtttgggtcaccaattaccgattaagtattgaaatacaccggacaacgggcattctgtcgccctaatcgaacgaaccgaagagggagaaattgttggataaaagatttaatttggCTTACCTTTTCGAGAGTATTCTGGATGCGATGACTTGTAGATTGGTGAGAGGTTTTAGCGGAATAACTGactttaatattttggatattttgactaacttggtttattttataagttttgatatttaaaagtCACAAACGCAGAGTTACACTTTGTAAGATCTTAAACTTAGTATGACAAAATGGATTTTAAGTTCGCTGAACTTTTGGGCAGAGTAACGTTGTATGAAAGTTTTAATGCAAAAGGCTaaaggattttaccgcgagactGTACCGGAACTAGATGACGAATCTGGAGGTAGAAACACAAGAGAGCGATCGAGTGATCGGTCGCCCTTTTTATAGGGGTCGATCGTTGCGCAGAACGATCCCCCTCTCTAGTTTTTTGGTCACCTTTGCGCACCTCCCCTCTTTTTCTAGGAATTTCTAATTAGGTCACGACATCCTCGCGCATACACGCCCGTTATCTTAGTTCTTTAGCTATTACTATATCGTAGGTTTTTACGTATGGTGTATCGCTGTTTGGTGCGGTGGTGTAGGTGCGTGGACTCGGTTCCGTAGTTCTCCGAACTGCGTGGGCTTTTCGttgtggcgccagccccctttgtggcgccagccccttttgtggcgccagcccccTTTCTGGCGCCCCTCAGCCACTTAACTTCTTCCTGCCTACCTCTTAATGTTTTTGCTATCTTGTTCGTTACAAAGCCCATATTTCATTCTGGTTACCTgtcgtttgttagttttacagctatatctatatagaattacatatgtattatagtcGACTACTGTCGTTGTTAACCTGGAGTACAATAGCTATTGTTTATGAACAtagtttgttatttgtttaacATTATTAGAATCGCGCTGCTGCGAATATCCTTAGTTGTTTGTGTTATAATTATCTTAACAGATTTAGAGTATTTAGTAGTTTGATGATTCATAGCTTTAGAGCAGGTTTACATGTGTGCTTTTGTATATGATTCCCTTCTGTAGTTGTTCATTCTTATATTGATATGAATCGGCTTGGAAGCTTCTAGAACGTTTTCGTTTCGTCGGTAAGTTTCCTAATGTATTCTCTAGGTAAGGCTCTGTATGGTTCCACATTGGAGATCTGCATTGCCTTCAAAACGTAGCGCGTGTTGCCTACAATACGGCGTTGCGGAATAAGGTATAGTTCATGCTGGGTAATTAGCATTCACGGTTTGATGGTTTTGCAGTCTCTGGTTTTGTGGGTTATTGCAGCAGtgctatctttacattatattggttatgcgtttatctatggttttacagtcttctATACTCCAGGCTATATAGTAAAGCGTATATTGCTTATAGTATAGCTCTCAGCTCCAAATGCACAAATGGCATTGTTGAGtgctatataataattgggtataattgtgttagttaattatagtgttaatatgatatataataacgcaTAATAGTATTATAGTTCTCTGTAGTAcgaagatctcgtaacatggtttttaagcCTCGGCTAGTAaatttcatagttatttccatctagggatattccaaatagttagacagttgttttaatttcttatggttacaagattctcgtacttcgagtttggttagttgataaaagtaacatgcagtaataatagtcgataaaacatacggtCGTTCCGGTCGGATGTTACACCTCCCCCCTTATGCAAGAATGGCGAGCCTCTGCTCGATCATTCTTCCTGACGGTCGTTGGGTGCTGTAGGTTTTTCAATCCATACGGTACTTTGGTTGTCCTTGGGGTCCATGGTCGATGTTGAGACGTTTTTTGCAATTGGTGATTGGGTTGCTGGCTTCATGTTTAAATTGGGGTATATGGGTATCGGCGTTCCTTGGGGTGTTTTGTATTCTTCGCCTTCTGCTGTTGTCGGTTTGGTCTGGTTAACGTTGCTCGCATTGTTTCCCATTGATTCATAATATCGCGTGACCGTAGGTTTTGGCGCTGGTGCTTCTTGCTTGAAGGAACTGGGTATTGCGTATTCGTGTTTGATTGACATGTCCATGTGTATCTCGGGGATTCCGGAGCAGTGTTTCGGTTTTGGTTGTTCTTGGTTCCAGGATATGTCTAAAGGTTTTGGTTGTGGCGGCGGTTTAGTTTGATTGTTAGATGGTCCTTTGGATTCCGTATCATCCTCTTGTTTTTGCCTGGCTAGATGTAAGAGCAGGTTGGTCAGGGAATTCCATATGGCTCCAAACATGTGAAAGCTGCACCCGTAGGCTTTTCTCAGAGCATATCCGTGGATTATTGTGTCGAGGATGAATTTGGTTATTTGGATGGTTACCCAAATCCCGATTCCTCCTGCGGTGAGAGTGCCGAAGCTTACGAACCAACCCCACATTTTTGTCCATGTGTTCTTGGCTATTTTTTGCATTGCTTCTTCGGTTAGGAATTGCATGATAGATAATTGTTGATTTGCTATGGTTTGTCCTGACATTCCTCTTGCCATGTCGTTTAGTATTCCAGATTTCTCTGCTGGGAACATGATATGATCTCTCAGTCGTTCCAGATCTTCAGAGGAGTAGATTCCACTGGTTGCTAGGTTATTGGGGTTAATGTATTTCCATGTTGGTGTGGTTAAAGGTTCTATTGTGCCTGGTTTCACTGATTCGGTCAATTCTGGTAGTAATTTATACCATTTCTTATCGAGATTGAACATTACTGGGATGAAAGGGTTACACTCTATCTGTACTCCGGTTTTTAACAACATGCGGCTCTTCGGTGATACAAACATGCTGGCGTTTCCTCTGAATACTGGTAATTCTTGGTAACAGTTCTTCGTCTTTCTAATTTTTACGTCAACTGGTATGCATTTGATTATGTGGATTACTTCTCCTGCTATTGTTGCCATGTAGCCTGGTCCTTTCATTAATTGGTGCGCGAAGTCGTCGGGCGTTACGGCTGCGGTTGTCAATA contains:
- the LOC124307217 gene encoding ralA-binding protein 1 isoform X5 gives rise to the protein MDFESPDVEKDFPGLYASESGRKSNESDFSDDGHDRPSKKELLIGKRKDKKDKKDRGYATLEGESSPEEDIETKSPSKSKKSKTFKFPSKKEKREKSREKDGKEKETDKERERKKKDKDDKDTDKEKRKDKDKEKSKQKLKDRKKGKHWEETVDIGEEQPIFGVALQMAVERGRCHDGVELPLVVRNCIDYIEEYGMTVDGLYKVSAVKSKVQHLRKLYNQREVVDMSEFDPMVATSLLILFLRELPEPILQNGEVVSRFEQAASLKEVALRETQLIDLISQLPKCNKTLLAWVILHLDHLTAHEKTTKMNAQSIAMTLSPVLQMSHRLLLALLLHCKALFANVELSKYIPPLASGSPNLPDTMDAIAAELAKQESLLSQIHMQMNAGFVTKLREEQLWEVQRLITQLKISLDSDEELRERLIYGELLAMQESLGSRIAEERGEIKRLAELLMNKDFERSKPIAVPCTPEEADRVAIIELVLENQMLEKKKATLVRTIIEENIACVELRAQFLIQQLSDQDCMLAAKKI
- the LOC124307217 gene encoding ralA-binding protein 1 isoform X1; its protein translation is MDFESPDVEKDFPGLYASESGRKSNESDFSDDGHDRPSKKELLIGKRKDKKDKKDRGYATLEGESSPEEDIETKSPSKSKKSKTFKFPSKKEKREKSREKDGKEKETDKERERKKKDKDDKDTDKEKRKDKDKEKSKQKLKDRKKGKHWEETVDIGEEQPIFGVALQMAVERGRCHDGVELPLVVRNCIDYIEEYGMTVDGLYKVSAVKSKVQHLRKLYNQREVVDMSEFDPMVATSLLILFLRELPEPILQNGEVVSRFEQAASLKEVALRETQLIDLISQLPKCNKTLLAWVILHLDHLTAHEKTTKMNAQSIAMTLSPVLQMSHRLLLALLLHCKALFANVELSKYIPPLASGSPNLPDTMDAIAAELAKQESLLSQIHMQMNAGFVTKLREEQLWEVQRLITQLKRKYKTVQKLEGSTHKSLEEDLKLGDEGNLDISLHKAKIVPEEDNSYIKADYQPLPMAVVAHKESCSQSMDESNDQCDTPEVNEKLGMLPASKHVSQTKCIQEKLDASANELTPDEVVNRNSGETLQILKARQISLDSDEELRERLIYGELLAMQESLGSRIAEERGEIKRLAELLMNKDFERSKPIAVPCTPEEADRVAIIELVLENQMLEKKKATLVRTIIEENIACVELRAQFLIQQLSDQDCMLAAKKI
- the LOC124307217 gene encoding ralA-binding protein 1 isoform X3 codes for the protein MDFESPDVEKDFPGLYASESGRKSNESDFSDDGHDRPSKKELLIGKRKDKKDKKDRGYATLEGESSPEEDIETKSPSKSKKSKTFKFPSKKEKREKSREKDGKEKETDKERERKKKDKDDKDTDKEKRKDKDKEKSKQKLKDRKKGKHWEETVDIGEEQPIFGVALQMAVERGRCHDGVELPLVVRNCIDYIEEYGMTVDGLYKVSAVKSKVQHLRKLYNQREVVDMSEFDPMVATSLLILFLRELPEPILQNGEVVSRFEQAASLKEVALRETQLIDLISQLPKCNKTLLAWVILHLDHLTAHEKTTKMNAQSIAMTLSPVLQMSHRLLLALLLHCKALFANVELSKYIPPLASGSPNLPDTMDAIAAELAKQESLLSQIHMQMNAGFVTKLREEQLWEVQRLITQLKRKYKTVQKLEGSTHKSLEEDLKLGDEGNLDISLHKAKIVPEEDNSYIKADYQPLPMAVVAHKESCSQSMDESNDQCDTPEVNEKLVKARQISLDSDEELRERLIYGELLAMQESLGSRIAEERGEIKRLAELLMNKDFERSKPIAVPCTPEEADRVAIIELVLENQMLEKKKATLVRTIIEENIACVELRAQFLIQQLSDQDCMLAAKKI
- the LOC124307217 gene encoding ralA-binding protein 1 isoform X2, yielding MDFESPDVEKDFPGLYASESGRKSNESDFSDDGHDRPSKKELLIGKRKDKKDKKDRGYATLEGESSPEEDIETKSPSKSKKSKTFKFPSKKEKREKSREKDGKEKETDKERERKKKDKDDKDTDKEKRKDKDKEKSKQKLKDRKKGKHWEETVDIGEEQPIFGVALQMAVERGRCHDGVELPLVVRNCIDYIEEYGMTVDGLYKVSAVKSKVQHLRKLYNQREVVDMSEFDPMVATSLLILFLRELPEPILQNGEVVSRFEQAASLKEVALRETQLIDLISQLPKCNKTLLAWVILHLDHLTAHEKTTKMNAQSIAMTLSPVLQMSHRLLLALLLHCKALFANVELSKYIPPLASGSPNLPDTMDAIAAELAKQESLLSQIHMQMNAGFVTKLREEQLWEVQRLITQLKRKYKTVQKLEGSTHKSLEEDLKLGDEGNLDISLHKAKIVPEEDNSYIKADYQPLPMAVVAHKESCSQSMDESNDQCDTPEVNEKLGMLPASKHVSQTKCIQEKLDASANELTPDEVVNRNSGETLQILKARQISLDSDEELRERLIYGELLAMQESLGSRIAEERGEIKRLAELLMNKDFERSKPIAVPCTPEEADRVAIIELVLENQMLEFCVK
- the LOC124307217 gene encoding ralA-binding protein 1 isoform X6, translating into MDFESPDVEKDFPGLYASESGRKSNESDFSDDGHDRPSKKELLIGKRKDKKDKKDRGYATLEGESSPEEDIETKSPSKSKKSKTFKFPSKKEKREKSREKDGKEKETDKERERKKKDKDDKDTDKEKRKDKDKEKSKQKLKDRKKGKHWEETVDIGEEQPIFGVALQMAVERGRCHDGVELPLVVRNCIDYIEEYGMTVDGLYKVSAVKSKVQHLRKLYNQREVVDMSEFDPMVATSLLILFLRELPEPILQNGEVVSRFEQAASLKEVALRETQLIDLISQLPKCNKTLLAWVILHLDHLTAHEKTTKMNAQSIAMTLSPVLQMSHRLLLALLLHCKALFANVELSKYIPPLASGSPNLPDTMDAIAAELAKQESLLSQIHMQMNAGFVTKLREEQLWEVQRLITQLKRKYKTVQKLEGSTHKSLEEDLKLGDEGNLDISLHKAKIVPEEDNSYIKADYQPLPMAVVAHKESCSQSMDESNDQCDTPEVNEKLDISR
- the LOC124307217 gene encoding ralA-binding protein 1 isoform X4, which gives rise to MDFESPDVEKDFPGLYASESGRKSNESDFSDDGHDRPSKKELLIGKRKDKKDKKDRGYATLEGESSPEEDIETKSPSKSKKSKTFKFPSKKEKREKSREKDGKEKETDKERERKKKDKDDKDTDKEKRKDKDKEKSKQKLKDRKKGKHWEETVDIGEEQPIFGVALQMAVERGRCHDGVELPLVVRNCIDYIEEYGMTVDGLYKVSAVKSKVQHLRKLYNQREVVDMSEFDPMVATSLLILFLRELPEPILQNGEVVSRFEQAASLKEVALRETQLIDLISQLPKCNKTLLAWVILHLDHLTAHEKTTKMNAQSIAMTLSPVLQMSHRLLLALLLHCKALFANVELSKYIPPLASGSPNLPDTMDAIAAELAKQESLLSQIHMQMNAGFVTKLREEQLWEVQRLITQLKRKYKTVQKLEGSTHKSLEEDLKLGDEGNLDISLHKAKIVPEEDNSYIKADYQPLPMAVVAHKESCSQSMDESNDQCDTPEVNEKLGMLPASKHVSQTKCIQEKLDASANELTPDEVVNRNSGETLQIYISR